Part of the Zea mays cultivar B73 chromosome 4, Zm-B73-REFERENCE-NAM-5.0, whole genome shotgun sequence genome is shown below.
GATGTTGTGGTGTGAGGCCCGCTTGTGCTAACATGTTCATCTAAACAAGAACTCTAAATGTTTCGTGTACATTGTGGATCGAGAATCATCGTCCTTATTTGTGTAGAAGCATGTTCCTGTTGTTTAGGTTTGGTCTAGCTTGTATTATGATGTCCTTTTGTGTGTCTTGTATCGTATTTGGATGGACACATAAGATGGTAAAAAGTGTCATCTTAGATGTACGTATTGCCTAGATGTCTTCTCCGGGAAATGACCTAAGTGTCCTCCAATATGTACTATATGTATTGCCTAAATGTCGTTTGACAGATATCTGCTTAGCATTATTGGAAATGACCTGACTAGAGTTGTCACAGATCGATAGTTCCCTATCGTCATGACTATTTGTAGGAGTACATGCGCCTCAAGCATGTTGCTCGGTATCTATCTCGAGTGTTACAATGTCATGCTCAAAAGCATCCTCCATGCTGAttgacaaaatttatgtatggataGGATCACAAATAGATTACGAAACCTTTTTCATAACAGTATAATACATATTTGTACATAATTTTCgtgatattatatgtttccgttgcaacgcacgagcactcacctagtataacattaatttcccaaaaccaggtagagcaatagcaaaactactcaATAGTTCTTTTGTCTGCAAGGTGTGGTATAAACAATGCTGGGGAAGCCTATTAGGTCGCATCAAATTAACATGAGCATGTCACAATAATTAACAAGATATGCAActaattttattttatttttagtttATTATTTAAGTTACTTCTTTAATCACTTAAGTGTGAAGGTTTATACGATGAATAACAAAAAAGCACTAATTTCAACGGTAATACATGTGTATAACAGATCGTACAATCACAAAAAGATAAAacctctactatattaaagcaccaaTTTCAACGGTCATCCTGCATCATCTTTTTATAAAGAACTCCTTTTCTTCAAAATCAACCCACGCCCCCGGATCATATCCCATCTCTATCCTATTTGTTCGCACAATAGCGTTCTCGAAGCTGTCGCTCTAGCAACAAACCTCGTCCAATTCGAAACAACCTTCGCCCACTTATTCCGTCGTTGCACCACCACCGGCGAGGAGGTTAGGGCGCTCGCCTCCTAATAAGGATGCTCACTAGGTGTAAAAGTTGCATCGAGTCCAGCCAAATCTGAACCTCCCCATTGCCCCTAGGGATCGGGAGCCCATCTCCTAGCTCACCCGTCTTCCGCTTCGGCGCGAGCTCCACTTCGCTCCTCCCATCCCATGGGCAACGTGGCATCAACGATAGATCTACCTAGCACGTGCTTCATCTAGTCATAGTTGTTCTCATCGGATCTATTATTGGTAGAGACCGCTCTAATTATCGTGTTTTTCGCAGGGATGTCCACTAACCAGGACACAAGCTTCTCAAATAAGCAAGCCAAGCTGCTCAAGACGCAGAAGTTCGCGCCCGAGCTTGACCATCTGGTCAGTTTGTTCTTTCACTCATACCCTTTGTTTCTCAATTTGGCTATAACGAGCGCACAATACTTTAGGGATATATAGCTGTTGTCTGTGAGGGATTCCTCTGATTCAACGATTTTGTGCTTGTTAGGTGGATACATCAAAGGTCAAGTTGGACGGATGAAGCCCTGGATTGCTAAGCGGGTCCCTGAGCTACTTGGGTTCGACGTATGTTTCTGATCCATGCAGAGGTAGTTACATTTTTCAATGACAATGTATGGGCTTATCGTGAAACAATATGGAGACCTGGAAGACCCCATCACAGTCCCTAGCGAAAGCAAACAGAACATTAGCTACTATGTAACACATCATTTTGGCTACCATAGGGATTTTATGTCAGTCGTTGCACATGTTCTTGTGCTCTTTGCAACATTCTTAGCTTTCATATACAGAGTCTGCATCAAGAGGTTGAATTTCCAGCAACTATAGGAACAAGATATGGTAGAAAAACTCTTGAGAGTTATTTTGGAAAACACTTCCTTTTCTCCTTTCATTTCTGAATCCCTTCAACATAGGGTGTAGTTCGTGCATTCCACACATCACCAAATGTGGCGAGGTCTTATACAGATTTCTAGCCATTTAACTTGGAGCATTGCTAGAGCATAACTATGAAAAAGTTTTGTTCACGCCGAATTCATTTCACATTGAATTTTAAGTGAAACCAACTATTCAATTGGAAATGAATACAAGGCTCTGTAAAAGCAGAAAATGTTTTTATTGTTTGATATGATACTCTAAAGGCAAGAGCAAGTATGTATTTCATTAAGCATGTTAAGCATTAGAGAATAAACTTGTTGTATTTGGTATTTCATGAATGATCTTGTTGGCATACTTGTGTTTTTCTATGTTTTGCTAAACTTGGAGAAAATTGTTAAGCCATTATCATAAATGAATTTGCATGTGTTACCTATGGAATCTAAATGATGATTTTGGTTAGAGCATCAGATCTACACCATTTTCTCGCTTCTAAGTTAAGTTAAAACATTGGCTACAATTTAATTCGAACATAGAGGCTCCTTTTCAACTTATTTTTCGGTCTTTTGGCTAAGATCAAGTGTAACATTTGTTTTACCAGTTTAATATATGGTATATGAACAATATGTTCACTTTGACATTAAATTCATTTTATGATTATTTTTATGTGGAGGATCTATTAAGACTCTCAAGTGTCGCTTAGTCATCCAAtcaatatcatcaaatatggttgAGTACCATCACAACACACGAATATTATACTTACATATGAAAAGAGATGTTATATAAATATGCACACTCTCTCGCTTCTCCGATCTATAATAGTGCATGTGAGGATAGCGACGGTGTCAGAAAAAATTTAGGAGATGCTTAAATAAATCACTATAATGATATAATCTTAGTAAATAGATATATATAATAGTTTATACGTTTTAAATTTTAGAAAATGTTTTAGTGATGCTCTTTGCGTTTAGGAATGGTAGCGGGGCTAGAGCTTCACCCGTCCCACCGCTAGATCCGTCCCGACCATTGGTGATTAATAGGAATTGGTTTATTGAGATAGTATTAATCAGGTGGAAGTTGTTTTTGTATATGCGTGGTCTATCggagaaacaaaattttgtataCAACTCCAAATAGCTAGATAGAAGTAATCCAAAAAATACGTTTCTTTGTTGCAGATAACCGTCTCTTCATCTTCCTCGTGCGCTTCCAGTCAGGCAAAGGCGGCGGCACGCCCCCACGATCTTGCGCGCGCGCTGGACTCGCAGCCTCGCATCGCAAGCTAGTTCTTTGGGGGCGGATTCCCCGATTGCCTGCCATTATTCTGGCTTGGTTCTTGCCTCTGTTTGGGTACTCCGGCGAATCGTCTGAGTTGGGGActggtcctcctcctcctcccgatGGGGGGCTGGAACCGGTCGCGGCATGTGAGATGGCAGCGTGACCGCCCGCGGCGCCCTCCGCTCCCTCCGCCTGATTACGGTACGGACGTCCCTCGCTCCTCGATTTGGGTGATGCTAGCCCACAATCTCTTTGGGTAGGATTGGATCCCCGAATTCGTCTCGTCTCGTTATTTACTCAGTAGTTCTAATTGAACAGAGATTTGGTGACTCGGTCATTGATTCGAGCTTAGTGTCAGAGTTACTGATGCAAATGGCCTGCTGTCTGAACTCTGAAGATTTCTCGTGTGTGTACATTGTTCCTACTTTGCGAAATGTTATACTGAGATGTCAGAATACAAAACGCTAGTAGCTTTGTAAAATGCACCTGTTGGAGATAGCCATTCCTGTTTGTCTATTTGGGGAATTGGAAGAGGGAGTGTACTGGAATTGCAAGTGTGCAGTAATTGCAGATGCTTTTTTTTTCCATCCACTAGTGTCATCTGTCTGTAGGTTGTCATTTGTTCCTACAGGAATAGGGATTCGATTAGTAATTAGAGGAATTTAACAAATCAGTATTTTTTTTTTGCATAAAACCTTCATCCGAAATTCAGTAGGTATGGCTTTCTTTATCCCAGCTCAAATGCCATACGCTGGCATGCCATTGTAAGCTTGGCTTATGATTTATGGAAGAACcacattacagcttgtaaccctagaAAATTGGGTCATGCAGTAACAAGAAACAGTATTTGGATTAGAGTTAGCTTTAGCATTTAGACTTTTATGGATATGATTTTGTAGTAGGGTTAGTATTTTCCTTACCATTCTCATTACTGGTGATATATCACTAGGGTACAAATAAAAAAGTGAAAAGGCGAAAGCATATGAAATGAAGGGGAAGTACTCTAGCCATCACCAGCGAGCTAGTGTCGCGGTTGCCCTCTTTATTTGAATTATAATACCAGTTTCATATACGCAGGACCGGAGCACTGCTCAGTCCCATTATGGGAAAGGGAATTCTGCAGCTACGTCGGCAACATTTCTTGGCAAAGGTTCTGTGAAAACAAGCGGTATGCTTCAGTAGACAATACCCTCGAGCACTGGGACGATTCAGGAGCTCTTGAGAATTTCCAGAACTCAAAGGCGAGGTTCTGGGCTCACTACCATGGCCAACCTTCGGATATTCCTTTGCCGGACCCTGATATGTACATCGACAAGGTCGACCACCGCTGCAGAGTCGACCCTGAGCTGGTAGCTGATCTGGATAAGGTACGGGTACCATTTGAAACGGATTACAGTTCTGGCCTGGCTACTGGATCGACCGATGCCGGGGCGGATAACAAGCGCGCCCAGAACCAGTGCGGGAACTGGGATATCTATGTGGAAAAACCATCTGAAGTCAACAGGTGGGAATGGGAGGCTAGTTCAAAACCCGACTTGAGCTGGGGAGCGAAGAATGAAACTTCGGGTGTATGGGGTAATGGCAACTCAGGTTGGGGTGATGCTCTGGAGAAACCCAACTGGCGTGGCTCGAGCAACGACCATTACTCGTCGAACAATAGAAACAGCGGCTTTTTTGGTGGATCCAGCAATAGGCACCAGCAGGAGGATCCAACCCATGCATCTGGAAGGAAACGGAACAGCGGGGAGTACTCACAGCAGTGGAACAGCAAGCATAGGAGACAGGATGGGCGGTATCAAATTAGCAGTTGCCGGGGACGAAATGACGAATGGCGTCCATGGCACTAGATGACTTGCAGATAAATGGTTACCAGGGGAAAAATGGCTCTTGGTTTTGTGGCAGAAGCGTGAAGGTCTTATTCCGTTCAGCGGGGATTGGACCGGATTGAGAGGGGATTTTGTCCTAAAATCCACCTCAACCCTCTTCAACCTCTTCCAATCCGCTTGGATCGCTGGTTAACCGAACAAGACCGGAAGAAATTTTGGTGAAAGACGAGTAGGTTGTAGCTTTTGTTTTCTCTTGGTTGTAATGGAGGAGCATGACTGCTATCTTGCTACCGTTTCAGTGcaaagaaatgttctccacctgGCTGTACTTCTCCATTAACGCAATGGTCTGAATCTTCTGGACTGTTATGTGCTGTGGCGCAGATATCAACAAAGGAAAAAAAAATGGATGTCTTCTGAATCTTCTCCGTTTGAATATTTGTCTATTTGATATACCTAAACTGATTACTCTGCGTTAACAATTCTTACCTCATGGCTCATGCATTCCAGCCTATATATACAATGGCAACGCAAGTTGTATTTGTTCCTTTTTTTTATCATGATGTTGTTTGTCAAATGAGCACGGAACAACTAGTGAAATAACACGAACCAACCACGAAGAGTTTCAGCTCGGTGTTCAGCAGCTATGCTTGAATGCTGGAACTGGAAGACGATCCCAACGGAAGGGAAGGCGGCGGTGACATGTGAATTGGAGGCGAAGGAGACGACAACCTCAAAAAGGGACTAAACACGAGAGAAACAGGGAATTCACTTACGCTTGTCCCACACTAAttgggtgtttggtttgaagatTAAGCTAATCCATCTTCTtctcactatttttgtttggttcgTGACTTTGTGGAATAgagtgagttgatccatcaccagctCATAGGAAGAAGTTATTATACTAAATTTGAGAAATAAACCCATGATACATCACCTCAATTTTGGTTAATACCAGCTTCGATCGTGTTTTTAccaaaaaaaaatatatatatatgccaGACAACGACAAAACATATTACATATCCCATTTTTCAAATATTTCGTATACATATCCCATTTTTCAAATATTTAGTGCCGGCTTCGATCGTGTTTTTACCAAAAAAAATATATGCCAGACATCGACAAAACATATGCCATTTTTCAATGACAAAGAAAAACATGTGCCatttatttttttaaaatttgTCTGGCTAAAAAAACAATTATAAATTGTTAATTCTGTTTTTGTCAATATAAACAAGAATTCGTCATGTTTAAGGGTTGCGGTTTTGTTTTGTTTCAAAAATGTGCCATTTTGTTTTGTTTCAAAAATGCAGATTGTGCGAAATAACCTTCGCCTGAATACCAGTATCCGCAGTGTAAAAGCTTCATTTTATTACAAAAAAAAAAATCTTCGTCCTCCCCGCGAAGACGCTTCCCGAGCTTCTCCTTCGTTCCTCCTCTTCCCCGCGGCTCTCCTCTGCCCCGCACCGGCACCGCTAGGGTTTTGCCGCCGACCTCTCGCTCGCTTCCGGGCTCCGCGAGGCAACCGTCCGGACCGGCCGGTCGAAATGGTGGATGTGGAGGAGGTCGGGAACAAGATGCAATCGCAGATGCGCCTGCACGCGGAGCCGGATGACGCCGCCGCCGACCTCCCCCTCCCGGCGCTCTTCGACAGGGCGTCGCGGCTTCACGCCCTGGCCTCCAGCTCCGCCCTCGACCAGGTGCCTCTCCGTCTCCCATATCCTGGCAACCGGGATGGCCTCGCCCTTCTCCCGCTCACCAAGAGACAGAGATCGGGCGAGCGGTGCTTACGCGCTTGTTTTTTTTTTCCTTTCCCTGCCGCGCAGGATGGGATCCGCACCGGGGTTGAGCTGCTGCGGCGCTGCGACGAGATGGTCGGCAGGCTCGGTCTTTTCTCCCCCAACGAGACCAAGGACGACGTCTCCACCGCAAACCTCAAGTACCTACTCGTATGTCCGTCCTCCTCCCCCTCAATCTGCTCTGGTCCACATACAAGTCCATGGAACAAGTCGTGTTGGCACTAGACGCCTGGTCGGTTTTATTCAGTTTTCAGTacaattgcaaatcacaacagtgCTAGCAAACTTAAGAATTGTTCCAGTGTCTTGCAGGTTCGATTTTCTTCTGTATGCCTCTGATCTTTGTTTGCATTCGTAGGTCCCATATTACCTTGCGGAAATGACCGAGAAGATGGCGCAGGAGGATCGGATCCCGGTTCTTAAGGCGTCGCAGGACCATTTGAAGGTTATCAATTGCTCTATCACATTGTTTCAGTAGGTGCAGCTTTTAATTCGTTTATAAGGAGGGGTCTCTGCTCTCTAGCATGGTACTCTGTCATCATGTTACCTCCTTTTGCACTCCACAGGAGTTCATTGCTCTATGCGAAGTACTAGAGCTTATTCCAGAGGATGAGCTAGAATTGTCTAGGCAGAAGCAGTCTGATACTATGGCAAACAGAAGAGCACAGAAGGTGAGGCCGAATTACTTTCCTCTTTAAGTTCTCAAGGTATCAGTATTCAGTAAGCAGTTTCTTCTCGGTAATTGGAACACAGTAATATGGGACATGGTTCTCTTGTTGTGTTGAACCTATTACACACAGGCTGATTTTTCTCGTAAGATGTTTAAGGTGTGTCGGTTTCATGTAGCACTATTTATTGTTCCTTTTCCTAGGTTGCCCGGTTCAAACGTCAAAAGGCTGCAGAAACAAAGCTCCAAGAGATcagagagagaaaagaaaggCGTGGACGCTCATTGAGAGCAACTGCTTTGTCTGCCCCAGTTGAAGCTGGAGAGGAAGATGACCTGGAGGATGACGGGGAGGAAGAAAGGGAGGTTAGCATCCCACATCCGGAAGCTATTTTCATGtcatgtttaagtttataaatttcagcatatttcaaattacaaaATTAGAATGAACTGTGGTATACCATTACTATGGTCTTGTTTTCTCGAAAAGgagttttattttttttaaatgaACTGTGATATTCTAGAAGATAAAGCCTTTTCATTTGATGGTGGTATTTTAATTCATTTAGTCTGATACTTGTATGGAGCTTTACAATTTGTTGCATGTATCTAGGTTCTTAGACAACTACAGGCTGTCGGCTACATACCCTGCAATGCTTCTTTTAGTGCATACCAAGCCCATAAGGATCTTTTGTTCTCTTTGGTCAGTTAGTGACACAGAAAAGTGCTACCATAAAAATTATCTCATAGCAGTAAAATCCTTACTGCAGTGTATTCAAATGTTTAGCCCTCAGTGTTCTTTCTATGCTATTTTTTTTCTCACAACTAACTAATTATTTTGGAGCCTTTCTGTTAGTGCCTTTTCGTATCTTGTCAATGTATCCTTCCAACTTGTATTAGTTTGCATTCGTTTTTATATTAATCAGAACATATGGGCTGGTTCTGATTTCCTCTTTCTGTGATGCAGGCTTGGTTAGCTACCATCTCATTGGCTATCTGCAAGGTTAGTTTGCTGCGTTGAGAAATATTACATAAAATTGATAGCTGAGTTCTCTTTTCTGTTT
Proteins encoded:
- the LOC100277297 gene encoding uncharacterized protein LOC100277297; its protein translation is MGGWNRSRHVRWQRDRPRRPPLPPPDYGPEHCSVPLWEREFCSYVGNISWQRFCENKRYASVDNTLEHWDDSGALENFQNSKARFWAHYHGQPSDIPLPDPDMYIDKVDHRCRVDPELVADLDKVRVPFETDYSSGLATGSTDAGADNKRAQNQCGNWDIYVEKPSEVNRWEWEASSKPDLSWGAKNETSGVWGNGNSGWGDALEKPNWRGSSNDHYSSNNRNSGFFGGSSNRHQQEDPTHASGRKRNSGEYSQQWNSKHRRQDGRYQISSCRGRNDEWRPWH
- the LOC100282177 gene encoding PP2A regulatory subunit TAP46, encoding MVDVEEVGNKMQSQMRLHAEPDDAAADLPLPALFDRASRLHALASSSALDQDGIRTGVELLRRCDEMVGRLGLFSPNETKDDVSTANLKYLLVPYYLAEMTEKMAQEDRIPVLKASQDHLKEFIALCEVLELIPEDELELSRQKQSDTMANRRAQKVARFKRQKAAETKLQEIRERKERRGRSLRATALSAPVEAGEEDDLEDDGEEEREAWLATISLAICKAFDLLDMLKKEEEMLLAVKERKAKDGNAFAREMLDERTKKAEAWHHKAASRVAYSKPADPITCATFAQDVIEGRASVSQAHEHKHQPLIFGPASLVGGGLTSERERMAAQVFQPSYRMPTMSIEEAGLREMKMMERWQERTAEMMREANSAWHKGGDSSSSSMPQGEGGDEDAEEAKARAWDDWKDDNPRGAGNKKLTPCG